Part of the Arachis hypogaea cultivar Tifrunner chromosome 6, arahy.Tifrunner.gnm2.J5K5, whole genome shotgun sequence genome, AATTGGATACATTGTGCATTGtacctcaactggtcactctctACTATCTTGTAATCCACAGCCCTCCTAATGTTGTACTGCTTAACTGCCAatatcacttcttccttgtctttaaATTGTTGTCCAATCTCAAACTCATTGCTTGGATCCTCTTCAGGGCCTCCTTGGGTAGACGACCAATTCAAAGTCATTACATTGATATTCAACCTCGTGAAATAATCCGGCCAGTCATATGGCCGAGAGATGGCGGTCTGTGTAAGAGCGATATGAGTGTCACTGTAGTagttcatctcttcttcctcatcaCCATCATCGGGAATTTCAGCTGGTTCTTCATTGGCATCGTCTACGTCATCGGGGTTAACTTCATATTGATCCATCATCGGATCTCTAATAGCAGAACCATCATGACTTTTAACCCCATCGTCCATCAAGTCAACATTACAAGCTTCAACATTAGACCCCTCCTGACTCTCAGGTGGCATATTTAGGTCCACCATAGTCCTTCTGATAGTTCGTCTAACAGCTCCACTCAATAGACTATTATCGATAGTATCTGCAGATGATCATCGACTACCCACCTCAACGAGATACACGAATAATTCCAACAGATGAATATTTGTCCATCAGTTGTGTCATGACTGTATGAGTCGTACGTCCTCGTCGTCGCGCAAACAGTACTTAATTCAACACAACAAACGTATTTCTCACAATCGTGATCTCATAAATATAATAGTAACCGAGACAATACGAGTATAACATACCTTTTATAAAACAAACTGCCATCTACATCGGTCGGATATCTATAGTAAATCTTTTTCACCCTTTTTTCCTCTTGCTGTCCGACGGAATACAATATCAAATTCTTTAAAACTGTTAAACTGTCAACCTCCGGTGTCATATAAGTGAATATCGGTTGTCCGGATCCAAAAACTATAGAACCTTCTTCGTCATACACTATTTCACCATCGTAACAAATGGATAACAATGAATTCCTTGACATCATAGAGAAAATgtcaattttaaaaatgaaaatcaaTATTGTGCTTTGATGATTTACTCTCCAACAACcatgcttttatttttgaaatccaACATATAGTTCGCCGGGGGTTGCGGCAAATTCTATAATATACATAGTTCGCCGTAATCCCGGCAAACTCTATAATTTATACAGAGTTCGCCGGGGGTACGACGAACTCCccctaattacaaaaaaaaaaatcgcatcctgataattaaaactaaaaaatggaGTTtgagaaattaattatttttttattttatttgagaaaaaaaatctaacaaaCATATCTCTATGaacaaaattttttagttttttatctcTAGTTTCCGTTTAATTTTGAATGTTTATCATAACTTGTCCTGTTTACAAACTTTTTTCAAACCATTGTAAATTAATAGTCATTTAAATATTGGCCAGTTATTCAAAAGCATTAAGAATAATTATAAACACTCATAGTTCATaacataaattattaaataacatCAATTCATTACTACCAATTACAAAATGTGCTATATCAATATTCAGTAAagtttgttaataataaaattaaataaaataaaaattataattaaaattaagagaaagaaGTATATGATtgtagttaataaaaatttaactcTAAGTTATTATAGTGATACTCCAATTACTTTGAGAACCTCTAAATCAACCTTTAAATATGGTGTGTGTTTCTCTGATTGCTCACTTCTCTCTATCTATCCCTcctttttactttctcttgtGTAACTTTTTTACATCCAAAGATTTTTTACATAAATAACATAAAGAGATCCTAAAATTATATAAATCtcctaaataaaatttaaagacatAAATTTCctctttcattatttatataatcGTTTCACTTTCAGGCTCCTAACTTTAATTTAAAGAGAAAGTTTCAGTAGCTAACAGTGTTGTCAGAACCGGACCGACCCGACCGGTCGGACCGGAAAACCGATGAACCGGTGCCATAACCGATCCGAGTGAGTCATCTAACCGGATAAGGAGTCGAACCGGAAAGACTCATATTGAACCGGCCGGGTTTGGTTAGAACCGGCGGATTTCGTTTAACTCGGACCggttcgaaaattaattttttttgttttatacgctggaaacgacgtcgtttctttatttaaaaaaaaaaagcttgctGCTGAGTGCTGTGAAGTGTGAAGTGAGAACGCTGCTGTAACCCTAGCCTCCATTCCCTGTTTCACACTTTCCCTTCCCATTCCCAAACTTTGAGAGACCACCATCACCATGAGAGCTGAGAGCTGAGAGATAGAGAAGTGCGCCACTCACTCAGCCACCTCGTCGCCCCGTTCAGCTTCAACCAGCGCGGCACTCACCTCACCACCGCATCCAGAGCAGTGCGCCACTCACCACCGCCAAGAAGGCAAAAGCACGTCCACGGTCCATCGTCGCCTACTGCTCGTCGCTCTTCTTTGCTCGTCGCTTCGGTCTCCCTCTTCTCTGCTCGTCGCTCCGGTCTCCCTCTTCTATAGTCTGGTCTCTGCTCGTCGCTCCATTCCTCCAGGTCCAGGGTTCAGCCGTCCAGCCAGGTAAGTAActaagtatttttaattttttaattttttgaagttAATTGATTATTGTAGATTGATTACATATGTTGGTTCTGTTTGATTTGTGTTAGAATTTAGATTGTTGGTTGTTCAAATAATTTTAGGTTGTTGATTTCTGTTTAATTTAGATTGTTgatttctgtttaattttttaatccaTGTATGTTTGATGCTTTGATTTCTGTTTGATTTTTGTATGCGGGCATATGAGAACATGAACAAGACCACATGTTTTTCTGTTTGATCTCTCGtttcttgatttatttttttatttctgttcAGTTTGTTGATTATCCATTGTTGGTTGCTGTTGTATATTATTCTTAGTAGTTAGTGCCTTAGTGGATTGTTGTGTATTATTCTTGGAGATTAGTCATTTAGTCCTGGATCCTGGTTGATTAGGAATTTAGGATGGCTTCATCAAATACACCATCAAAAACACCAACTTCTCAGGAACAAGGATCAACTCCTGATCCAACAATTGGAACCCAAAAAAAATAGTAACAGAGGAAAAACTGATCCTGCATGGGGCCATTGTAAACAAGTTTTGGATAAAGAAAAAACTGCTTTGGTATGTATTTATTGTGAGAAGCTTATTAGAGGTGGAGGAATTAACCGGGTTAAGCATCATTTGGCTGGAAAAGGCGGAGATATTGAGGCATGTCGAAAGGTGCCAGCTGTGGTGAGACACCAATTCAATCAAAACATTGAAGATCTTCGaaccaagaaaaggaaaactcaagaagaaTATGCAGAAAGTTATGGTGCTTGTGATGACGTTGAAAGGGAATTTGATGAGATTGAACGTAATGAGATGCGACAACAACAAGCATCAAGAATTCCAGCACCTAGCTCTAGAAAGGGAGTTGGAAAACAAGTCAAGGGATTACAATCATTTTTTCCACCGGCAGCAACACCTGGAGCTCAACCAAGTATTAAAAGTGTTCTCCAAAGAAAAGAAATTGTGGAGAAGTGTGATATTGCTATTGCAAGATGGATGATGGATGCCTCTGTGCCATTCAATGCGGTTAATTCAGCTTATTATCAGCCGATGATTGATGCTATTGCAAACATGGGTGCAGGGTATAAAGGGCCAAATTACCAAAGAGTTCGTGGATATTTGTTGAGTAAATTGGTTGAAGATGTAAAGAAGATGATTGAAGGTTATCATGTGATTTGGAAACAAACTGGATGTACTATCATGGCTGATGGATGGACTGATCGTTGTAGACGTACTTTAATTAATTTCTTGGTTTATTGCCCTAAAGGAACTGTTTTCCTAAAGTCAGTTGATGCTTCTCATATCTCGAAAACTGCTGAGGCTTTGTTTAAGTTGCTTAGGGATGTTGTGTTATTTTGTTGGAATCGGAGTTTCCTAGATTGTATTGGTCTCCTTGTGCGGCACATTGTATTAATCTGATGTTGCAGGATATTGGGAAGTTTGTGGAAGTGACTGAAACTGTGTCACAAGCTTCAATGATTACGAAATATATCTATAATTACTGCCATCCTTTGTACTTGATGAGGCAGTTCACAAGCGTCCGAGAAATACTTCGTCCAGCTCCAACTCGATTCGCCACTAATTTCATTGCTTTGCAAAGTATTTTGGCTCAAAAGGATGCATTGAGAGCTATGGTGACATCTAGAGAATGGACAAGTTCAGCTTACTCTAAAGAAGCCAAAGCAAAAAAGTTTGTGGATCAAGTCTTAGATTCTAAATTTTGGAATCAATGCACTGATATTGTTAAGCTTACGGAGCCACTTGTTCATGTATTGCGTATTGTGGATAGTGAAGATAGAGCTGCAATGGGTTTCCTTTATCAAGCTATGTATAAGGCTAGGGAAGACATGGTGAAGAGGTTTCAAAAAAGAAAGAGGGTTGTTGAACCTTATTTGAAGATTTTAGATTCACGTTGGGATTTACAACTTAAAAGAAACCTTCATGCTGCTGGTTATTGGTTAAATCCAGCTCTTCGATTTAATTCTGCAGAATTTGACAAGCACAAAGACACAATTTCTGGCCTACTAGATGTGATTGAGAGGTATGCTTACGGTGATGCTGATTTGATTACTAAATTGACAAGTGAGAAGAGAATCTTTAAGAATGCTGAAGGAGACTTTGGGAGACAGTCTGCAATACGTGAGCGAAGCACTGTGATGCCTGGtaaattttgtattaaaattagttttttatgattttgatatgtttaagatttgatttttatgattgtgattgttttctttttatgttaagaTCAATGGTGGGAATCTTATGGATGTGGAGCACCAAACCTGCAAAAGTTAGCAATTCGTGTTTTGAGTCAAACTTGCAGTTCTTCAGGTTGTGAGCGTAACTGGAGCATTTTCGAACACATTCACTCAAAGAAAAGGAATCGGTTAGAGCATCAAAAGCTTAATGATCTTGTTTATGTTCATTACAACTTAAGGCTACAACAAAGgtactttttattattctttcttgaaggcattatttaaaatttttagtcatAATAAGAATAATCAAGTTAATTGATAATATAGGAACCGAATGAGAAAGCAAAGTTATGATCCAATTTGTCTTGATGCATTTGAGGATCATTCGGAATGGATAATGGAAGATTCACCACCATTTTTAACTCCTGAAGAAGTTGATGCTTTACGGAATGATCTTGCAAATATGTCTCTTCAATCAGCTTTAGATGATTTGGGTATGTTGTTGTTAGGGATGATTTTGTAATGCTTTAACCAAATGTTttgccttattattgattatgatttgTGAAACATTATTGAAATGCTAGATGAATTGAATCTGGAAGATGATCGAGATGATGGTGAAGCTAATAATACTTCTGTGAAAAATGCAAATCAGAATGAAACCAATCAGGATGTAGCTCCAGATTTATCAGATGAAGAAAGATATCCAGACTTTGAAGTTACTCCTTGGATATAATCCATGAATTGTTATTTTCATTATGTTAAATTGAGTTGTTCATGTAATAGACTAATAGTactaaattttatgtttattctcgtattactacttatttttaggatttgagatttaatgtttattaaaatattattggagatatgttttttaacttttaatttttaagtttttagttattttatacattttacttATGTGGGACCGGgttaaccggttcaaccagtgacccaccggttgaactaGTGACTCAGTGATTCAGTAgtctgaccggttcgatcaccggttcggttctgacaactatggtaGCTAAGACTTTCATTAAATTTAgccaatatttaattattaaaaaaatatataattttatattattagatataatctcattttattaaaaatattaataataattaattaatgactataaattataaaatatattagtcTCTTAATACTActgtaatttaaaatataaatcattGTATTCTAGAAtaatttatgttatatttaaTATTCAGATATGTGAATTAATTATTTCAGAATAGTGTGTCTTAGAAACAAAAACATAAATCATCTTAGACTAGGATAATTTATTCTCAAATATTAAAATTCAGTGGCTTAGGACTATTTATGTATAAATGTTTAAGCACATCACATATAacaatttatgtataaatatgtaAAGTTATCAGCTCGAGTCTTGAGATGATTAATGAAGAAAAAATTCCGTTGAACACTCACCacgatttatttatataaaattgagaTTGTTTAAATGAGAGGAGAGCATGTGGCTATGCCATATGGCTTTCCGACACTAATGAAAAGTGAggtcttaaaaaaattttgtttaaaagtaaaaaaaaagtattagaattttttttgtttcttcattTCATTTACTTGTCTTAAAATATAGtag contains:
- the LOC112805843 gene encoding uncharacterized protein: MIIDYPPQRDTRIIPTDEYLSISCVMTLIRGGGINRVKHHLAGKGGDIEACRKVPAVVRHQFNQNIEDLRTKKRKTQEEYAESYGACDDVEREFDEIERNEMRQQQASRIPAPSSRKGVGKQVKGLQSFFPPAATPGAQPSIKSVLQRKEIVEKCDIAIARWMMDASVPFNAVNSAYYQPMIDAIANMGAGYKGPNYQRVRGYLLSKLVEDVKKMIEGYHVIWKQTGCTIMADGWTDRCRRTLINFLVYCPKGTVFLKSVDASHISKTAEALFKLLRDDIGKFVEVTETVSQASMITKYIYNYCHPLYLMRQFTSVREILRPAPTRFATNFIALQSILAQKDALRAMVTSREWTSSAYSKEAKAKKFVDQVLDSKFWNQCTDIVKLTEPLVHVLRIVDSEDRAAMGFLYQAMYKAREDMVKRFQKRKRVVEPYLKILDSRWDLQLKRNLHAAGYWLNPALRFNSAEFDKHKDTISGLLDVIERYAYGDADLITKLTSEKRIFKNAEGDFGRQSAIRERSTVMPDQWWESYGCGAPNLQKLAIRVLSQTCSSSGCERNWSIFEHIHSKKRNRLEHQKLNDLVYVHYNLRLQQRNRMRKQSYDPICLDAFEDHSEWIMEDSPPFLTPEEVDALRNDLANMSLQSALDDLDELNLEDDRDDGEANNTSVKNANQNETNQDVAPDLSDEERYPDFEVTPWI